In one Oreochromis aureus strain Israel breed Guangdong linkage group 2, ZZ_aureus, whole genome shotgun sequence genomic region, the following are encoded:
- the nkx1.2lb gene encoding NK1 transcription factor related 2-like,b, with protein sequence MNRDRADGVQTVISRERAAAGPVTDAVPPVMSRDRALPAPSGGDGVQTVVSPDSVDLLDGATAGEKRLFSSAAAGGRDAQATENHSEPPPTNPVLAPPQQGPIGHRTTSFSVLDILDPNKFTSSRRHQLQQQHVSHRGELEQSVYGAENRRGGVGEREPSLEASKGYGADEYQSKEGFIYRSPDEEDFHRSGTPDSEAADGPYSSEESSSALPSNGDRELGQHSHQDPSRDTKTPNGGPTSQITSPQTNGGQGAKPKRKRSGSDSKSGKPRRARTAFTYEQLVALENKFKSTRYLSVCERLNLALSLSLTETQVKIWFQNRRTKWKKQNPGADTSAPTGTGGAGGTGGTGGGAGGGLGSLSPLSQSPPVSGHLAMHTGYASHHHPPAGSLVQLPFLTASHVLSPFMLGTQSYAAPAFYSTHL encoded by the exons ATGAACCGGGACAGAGCGGATGGGGTCCAGACCGTGATAAGCCGGGAGAGAGCTGCGGCGGGGCCAGTGACGGACGCCGTGCCACCCGTTATGAGTCGGGACAGAGCGCTACCGGCGCCCAGCGGCGGGGACGGCGTCCAAACTGTGGTGAGCCCGGACAGCGTTGACTTGTTAGACGGAGCCACCGCGGGGGAGAAGCGGCTCTTCTCCAGCGCGGCCGCCGGCGGCAGAGATGCTCAGGCCACGGAGAACCACTCGGAACCTCCGCCGACGAATCCGGTGTTGGCCCCGCCACAGCAG GGCCCCATCGGGCACCGGACAACTTCTTTCTCCGTGCTGGACATCCTGGACCCCAACAAGTTCACGAGCAGCCGGCGACACCAGCTGCAACAACAGCACGTGAGCCACCGCGGCGAGCTCGAGCAGAGCGTGTACGGAGCGGAGAACCGGAGAGGAGGAGTCGGGGAGCGCGAGCCCAGCCTCGAGGCCAGCAAGGGCTACGGTGCAGACGAATATCAGAGCA AGGAGGGCTTTATATACAGAAGTCCGGATGAGGAGGACTTCCACAGATCTGGGACCCCGGACTCAGAGGCTGCAGACGGGCCCTACAGCAGTGAGGAGAGCAGCTCGGCTCTTCCCAGTAATGGAGACAGAGAACTAGGCCAGCACAGCCACCAGGATCCCAGCAGAGACACAAAGACCCCTAACGGAGGCCCCACAAGCCAGATCACCAGTCCCCAAACCAATGGGGGCCAAGGGGCCAAGCCCAAGAGGAAACGCTCTGGCTCAGACTCCAAGTCAGGGAAGCCCCGCAGAGCCCGGACTGCCTTCACCTACGAGCAACTGGTGGCACTGGAGAACAAGTTCAAGTCCACACGCTACCTGTCAGTGTGCGAGCGCCTCAACCTGGCCCTGTCCCTCTCCCTCACCGAGACCCAAGTTAAGATCTGGTTCCAGAACCGGCGAACCAAATGGAAGAAACAGAACCCTGGAGCCGACACCTCGGCCCCCACCGGCACGGGAGGAGCGGGAGGCACGGGAGGCACAGGGGGAGGAGCGGGAGGAGGCTTGGGAAGCCTCAGCCCTCTGAGCCAATCCCCTCCAGTCAGTGGGCATCTGGCCATGCACACAGGCTACGCCAGCCACCATCACCCCCCTGCTGGGAGCCTTGTCCAGCTGCCTTTCCTCACCGCCAGCCACGTCCTGTCTCCCTTCATGCTGGGGACACAGAGTTATGCTGCACCTGCGTTCTACAGCACACACCTGTAG